A region of Notolabrus celidotus isolate fNotCel1 chromosome 4, fNotCel1.pri, whole genome shotgun sequence DNA encodes the following proteins:
- the marveld1 gene encoding MARVEL domain-containing protein 1, with amino-acid sequence MPPQAPQTPQVRKNIVKFLKSFLGITRILQIVFGAGLWVTIAANKYEGSIHFVLFVAVLFWLLTLALFFLTLLDKQDLVPLLGGERWLCTNLAHDVAASVLYLSAIGVMIYKTERYSFCNLEQYKHVCLYKVYLTAAVFACLCCLVYLLSVIYGACRKCRGEQTVI; translated from the coding sequence atgcCACCCCAAGCTCCGCAGACTCCGCAGGTGAGGAAGAACATCGTGAAGTTCCTCAAAAGTTTTCTGGGAATCACCCGGATCCTGCAGATTGTGTTCGGAGCCGGACTTTGGGTCACCATAGCCGCAAACAAGTACGAAGGATCCATCCACTTCGTCCTGTTCGTCGCGGTCCTCTTCTGGCTCCTCACCCTcgccctcttcttcctcacccTCCTGGATAAGCAGGATCTGGTCCCGCTGCTCGGAGGGGAGCGCTGGTTGTGCACAAACCTGGCGCACGACGTGGCCGCCTCCGTGCTCTACCTGTCGGCCATCGGGGTCATGATCTACAAGACGGAACGCTACTCGTTCTGCAACCTGGAGCAGTACAAGCACGTGTGTCTGTACAAGGTCTACCTGACGGCCGCCGTGTTCGCCTGCCTCTGCTGCCTGGTTTACCTCCTGTCTGTTATTTATGGAGCGTGCAGGAAGTGTCGAGGAGAACAGACGGTAATCTAA